The nucleotide sequence gaaggaatccaggcaggacagcttggatggttggtggatgaggtctatcatgcacagagtgaAGGGGAGCACAGCTCAGGGtgagaggcagcaggaccaacagaccaggagccagccaggacaggccctagcaccctgaatcagtgagctgtggcagttaccagacttctcaacccacaaacaccaaagataacagagaaggttagtgggaaaagcttcaggggacagagatcgaggtttggccaccaccccaggggccgtgggggaggtgcagctacagaactacagctgcagttacttccgtccccaggcccacgtggtgggaggaattaagtggcagatcagagcaggagtgcagagcctgctgaagatttgcgtcaggtccgggttggtggttcttgagtaaggaggagtgctggggtggcagagctggctgtatagaaatagtgctgaaatcaacagcacatcccctcaagcttggaaaaaagtactctttgctctacaagcagtcataccccaacgaaaaactcgaGTCAAGTAGTCGGCTGGGAAAATGGCCACACAGCGAAAACAcagccagattcagtctcagactttggaatccttctttggtgacaaagaagaccaaaacatacggcctgaagaagtcaacaaagtgcaagagcctacaccaaaagcctccaaaaaaaacatgaactggtctcaggccatggaagagctcaaaaaggagttggaaaagcaagttagagaagtagaggaaaaattgggatgagaaatgagaatgatgcaagaaaaccatgaaaaacaagtcaatgacttgctaaaggagacccaaagaaatactgaaaaaaatattgaagaaaacaacactttaaaaaatagactaactcaaatgtcaaaagaactccaaaaagccaatgaggaaaagaacgccttgaaaggcagaattagtcaaatggaaaaaagaggtccaaaagaccactgaagaaaacactaccttaaaaatgagattggagcaagtgaaagctagagactttatgagaaatcaagatattataaaacagaaccaaaggaatgaaaaaatggaagacagtgtcaaatatctcattggaaaaaccactgacctggaaaatagatccaggagagatcatttaaaaattattggactacctgaaagccacgatcaaaaaagagcctagatatcacctttcaagaaattatcaaggagaattgccctgatattctaatgccacagggtaaaatataaattgaaagaatccgcagatcgcctcctcaaatagatcctgaaaagaaaactcctaggaacattgtcgccaaattccagagctcccagatcaaggagaaaatactgcaagcagccagaaagaaacaatttgaatattgtgggaaaacaattaggataacacaggatctggcagcttccacattaagggactgaagggcttggaatatgatattcaggaggtcaatggagcaaggattaaaaccaagaatcacctacccagcaaaactgagtatcatgctccaaggcaaaatatagactttcaataagatagaggactttcaagctttctcagtgaaaagaccagagttgaatagaaaatttgactttcaaacacaagaatcaagggaagcatgaaaaggcaaacaagaaagagaaatcataagggacttactaaagttgaactgttttgtctacattcctacatagaaagatgatgtgtatgattcatgagacctcaatatcatggaagctgaaaggaatatgcatatatatatatatatatatatatgtgtgtgtgtgtgtgtgtgtgtgtgtgtgtgtgtacatatatatatacacatatgtgtgtgtctatgtatgtatatgtgtaggtatatatatatatatatatatatacacacacacacaaagggcacagggtgagttgaatatgaagggatgatatctaaaaatataaaatcaatttaagggtaagagaggaatatattgagagagggagaaatggagagatagaatggggtaaattatctcaccttaaagtgccaagaaaaagtggttctgtaggaagggaagagggagcaagtgagggggaatgagtaaatcttgctctcatgggagttgacctgaggagggaataccatacacactcaattgggtatcttaccccacaggaaagaaggaggaagaagataaaaaaggggggatgattgaagggagggcagacgggggatgaggtaataaaaaacaaacattttcaaaaagggacagggtcaagggagaaaattcaataaagtgggataggtttggaaggagcaaaacatagttaatctttcacaacatgagtattgtggaagggttttacataatgatatgcatgtggcctatgttgaattgcttgccttcttagggagggtgggtgcggagggaagaggggagagaatttggaactcaaagttttaaaaacagacgttcaaaaacaacaacaacaaaaaacgttttttcatgcaactagaaaataagatacacaggcaatggggcatagaaatttatcttgccctacaagataggaagggaaagagagatgggaggggagtggggtgacagatgggagggctgactgaggaatgggacaaccagaatatacaccatcttggagtggggggagggtagaaatggggagaaaatttgtaattcacactcttttgaaaatcaatgctgaaaactaaatatatgaaataaatatgtaaaatcaaaaagaaaactctaaatggtttcatgaagagttagacatgactaaaaacagctgaacaaccaaaaaaagactGGTAAAAAGACACCTATAATatctttctgactagttgttcaacccccttaccatctgtgggctgaaaacttcagaagcagccactgctgctgctgattaaGTCATTTCCAAGGCCTGCTCCCAGTTGGCCATGGAAAGGGCTGTGCTGGCACAGACATCACTCCACTCTCATCTATGTGTGACATacctttcctactaaccttctaagttgtctttggcttctGGAGCTGAGAGGTGTGGAATCCACCATTGCTGCCAGTGCTTCAGTCATCTCTAGGCCTACTCTGGGTTTGATGGGGCTGATTTGggctggcatggcctgtgctggactgtactCTTCTCTCAGCCTAAttcaacagatctttcctgccaaccttccaagtttcttaggctggaaatttgGATTTTTGTGGTTTCTtctgctctataatttgtttcAAGTCATTTTATACAGGTATTTGGAGCGGTTCGAGGAAGAGCTCAGactagtccctgcctttactccaccatcttggctccacctacctgctcatcatttcttaaaacattaaagtattccatcacaatcatatacaacaacttgttcagccattcctgaattgatggacatcccctcaatttattCTATGCCACCACTAGAAGAGCTCctgtaaatatttgtgtacacatatatcctgtttgatttttatctctttgggatacaaacctaatagtggtattgcttggtcaaagggtacgcaTGATTTTACAGcaatttgggcatagttccaaatagctatccaaaatggttgaatcagtacaTAACTTCATCAAAACATTCACCAATGCACCAATACAAGTACATTAGTATGTTTTAATTTCCCCagatcccctccaacatttatcattttccttttctgtcatatcagccaatctgacaagCATAAGGTGGTagctcaaagttttttttaatttgcacttctctcaTCAACAgcgatttagagtatttttatataactatagagagctttaattattttgtctaaaaactgcttgttcatgtccttcaactatttatcaattgaatGTCtcctatttctataaatttgactcaatcctttatatgtttaaaaaatgaagtctttatcagagaaactcactgcaATTTTTTtgcagtaatgattaccaactatgcatttccctccattctattgtcCACCCATTTGTCCTACTCTTCTCAAAAGtcttttgtttctgacttttatCTCCTCaaaatcctcccttctatcagctccttgcccccttatccccttccgtTCTTATTTtactgtatggtaagatagatttctatgcccaactgagtatattattccttctttgagtcaaTTTCAATGAGAATAAGGCTCAAGTGCTCCCTTCCCtgctttcctcattttcccctccactgtcaGGCTTCTTCTATGTCAGATggtttatcccattctacctcttcctttccccttctccccatacATTCTTCTTTctgatcccttaattttattgtttttagataatcatactatcaaattcaactcatacctctgctttctgtctatgtatactcctaactgccctaatagtgagagagattttaggagttataaatataattttcccgtgtaggaatataaatagtttaaccttatcaaatcacttatgatttctctttcctggtttttttgtttgtttgtttttagctccTTTTGCTTCTTGTAtctaaaagtcaaattttctattcagctctggtcttttgatcaagaatccttgaaagttctctatttcattgactgTCCATATTTCcccagaaggattatactcagtttgactgggtaggtgattctcatttgtaatcctagctcttttaacctccagaatatcgtattccaagcccttcaatactTTAACGCAGAGcatgctaaatcttgtattatcttgattgtggctCTGTTAttttagaattgtttctttttggctgcttgcaatattttctccttgacctggaaggtCTGTAATTTGgctgatattcctgggagttttcattttggaatctctttcaggaggtgatcaatggattatttcaatttttattttgtcctttggtTCGAGATTATCaggataatttcctgaaagatgatgtctaggctcttttgtgatcatgactttcaggtcctccaataattcttaaattgtctctcctggatctattttctacatCAGtagtttttcctatgagatattttacattttcttctatttttttcattcttttgattttgtttgatttttttcttctgtctcaaaaagtcattagcttccactggcCTAATCCTAatttataaggaattattttcttcagcaagcttttgtacctccttttccatttggccaattcacttttgaaggcattctttttttcagtgaattttagtacctcttttcccatttggccaattctgcttttcaaggcattattctcttctttggatttttgtgcctcttttactatttggcctgttctggtttttaaggtgttattttcttcagtattttttgtgcttcctttaccaagctattgactctttttcttttgtgattttcttgcatgactctcatttctcttcccaatttttcctctacttcttttacttgacttttaaaaacctttttgagctcttccatggcctggaacaaattcatatttttctttgaggctttggatgaagggattttgactttgttatcttcttcagaGTATgtattttgatcctctttgtcaccacagtaacttatTATGGTCAGATTTTTACTAAAATGAGCTCTTAAGAGTTAGCAAGAGTTTCTGAGGCAGTGTTTGAGTTTCTGCAATACCCTCAATGAGGCCTGCCTTAGTTTGCTGTTCCACAGAATAAGAATGATGGAGTGGGCCATAGGGTAAATGTTCATGATTATCATCCCAAACATTATACCCAGGTGGTTTCTGAATACAGAGAAGTTTAAAACTGCTGTGATGATGCCCACATGGTacaatacaaaaaggaaaaggaaggagaccaTGAATTTCATGGCCTTCACATGGGCCTCTGTGCTGGGGTCTCTGGAGCTTGTCACATGGAGCTGGATCTGCTGGGTATGCCTCCATAGTGATAGGACTAACAGGAAACAAGAGGTCAGAcataaaaagaaaggagggaaactCCCTATATAGAAGAATATAATGGGGAAAATGTAGTAGGTACTACTCACTTGAATGTTTTCGGTTatgtttgctttatttctttgatcAAAGTAAAGTAAATGCATTTTCTCTGTCCCTGGAAGGCAAATGAGCAGAGAAATGATCATGCATACTATCAGCACCCTGATGACCACCTTGTCAACCCTCCACTTCAGCCAGAGAAAGACAGGGTAGGAGAAGTTAGCGATCTTCAGGAAAAAGAAGACACCAAGGCAGGCATCAAACCAGGCACTTAGCACACTACCTAGATGCCATAAGATATTCATTATTCTCAATTTATTCTTAATGTTTTCATTGAAATAGAAACCTACTAATATAGTCACAGATATTATTGTCCACAGAAGAATGGTCCTGGATATGGCCATGCCTGTGATGATGAAATCCAATGTAGATACTCTCCTAGTCTTGGCCCAATCCATGGAGTTCACTAGTCCCATGAAGACATTGACCAAAACCCCGAAGAAGAATTCTCCCGATGCCACGGTGGCATAGATGTTCTCCATGACAATTGGCAGGCCTACAGAGAGAAAATGTTATCCCTCTAATATTGCTATTGGTGAATGAATTTCCATCCAAGGGAATCTACCAATTGAAGCATCTAGCTATTGAAACATCAATTTCGTTTTCCCTTTTAATAATGGTTTGCCTTGTTAGTTAGAAGATGTCCAATACTGCTAAGGGATAAGACTGCAGCTATCTTTAGGACAACCATCACCATCTTTTGACAATAGCTCCACTTAATATTTTAGCTCAGACTTTGAGAGGATCCTGTCAGCATGACTACATAGTAAATTTCCATAGTGCTCCTAACTGATGTATGTAGTTGTTATTTGATTAGATGCAAATGAAATAGAGCTCCCATTTCAATGATTTGCACTTTGTTTCTCAGCCTAATTTGCCTTGAAAAGAGCTGTCATAACCATCTAGAACTTGAAGAATGtagaaaaatgaatcaataaatgtgGAGATGGAGTGTCGTACTATTCTTGACCACCACCTTTTCTGAGAATTAGTGTGGTCTTCTGTAAAGGGAACATGAGTTTGAAAACCAATTCCAAGATCTGTCCCTTATGTGACCACCAGCGCATCATTTAAGCCTAATATTTAGCcaagtatctggcacacagtgggcacttttCAATTAATATTAATCATCATTGCTCATCAAAGTTGgttctctttgtttttatatctttcaaAGGGTTCTGCCTGATTTCAGCATGGAAAGGAAGACACTTTTTTGGTAGAAAACCTTTAAGGTGTTGTTTGACTCTCTTAAATCCTTAATCACTGCACATAGTCAGTGATTAAGAAATTGAAGTCAAAGGAATTATGAAGCATTGAATtgacttctattttcttttttattatttctattttactattGTAAATTTGACAAACatcaaaaatatgaatttttatgtatataaagaatataaaataagtttGCATATGAatctttaatatatatgtattgattAAAGTTAGAGCATTTTTAGAGTATATATTAAATTGAACACAATATTTCCAGCATTTGTCTGTCTATGCCTCTTTCTGAAGTgccttatgttttattttatatataatttaaaattttttcatagactttcttttcctcttaagaGAGAGGATATAATTATTGGGATCCCTCCCTATAACCCTCCTCACAAAGcttcttcaaaaaatgaaaaaggaaagcccccattttaacaaataagcatagtcaaattTCCTGCCAAGATAACAGTTTGAACTGGAGGCAGGTTGTCCAGTTCTCACCTGCCTactccaagaaaactctgaaattCACATCAGACCAAAGAATgaccaaaaaaccaatgagaaatTAGAGTAAATGAATTTTTTTGCCACAAAACTATGCAAAAAATCAGCCAGAAACCATGGGCAATTGGAAAAGGAGCCTATAAAGCAAAGCGCTGGCCAGCGTGACCAGAAATGAAACACGTGTAACTGACAAGGAACTGTTCTGAGGCAACAAGATGGGAGGAAAGAACTTCCCTGAGAAACTTCCAAGGTGATCAGAAATCCCTAAGATAGGAACCATGGAATATCTTGGAAGTGCCAGTGACCTGTGTGCATTAGTAAACAGACCAGGAAAGGTTAGGCCCATGAATTCTAAAATCCTAAAGATTCAGTATTCTAAACCTCAAAAAGGAAGAGGTGGGGCTGGACCCAGGAGGCAGATGTCAGTGCAGGAGACCAGACGCCCATGTCCAGATGAAGCAGAGCAGATTATTGTAACCAAAAGTGAATGCAAGGAGTGAAGCACACATCGTGATTTAGGAATAAGgctaaagaaatgaataaatcaaagaaaatatcaaCCAGTGTCAAAAGTGATTACAAATCTATTCCATAACAACTTCAAGGAaagactgaaaggaaaaaaatgctttcccTCAACAGGGACCATATcaataactagaaaaaaataaagcaagagattttgtaaaaaaaatgaattaagaaaaaaaaaacagaaatcaatgactccatgaaacagtaagaaatattagaacagaaacaaacatgaatgaaaaacagaagaaagtgtAAGATATCTGATTTCAAAACAAGTGAGTGACCTAGCAAACAGGTCAAAGAGAGATAAATTCAGAAACATAGAACTCCCTGAAggccatgaattttttttcttaaattacactctatttcaagaaatcataaatggacGGAAATGCTTTTTGGGGATATTTAACTTctgaataaaaatttaatttaaaaaacacattgttgggggcagctaggtggcgcagtgagtagagcaccagccctggagtcaggaggacctgagttcaaatctggcctcagacacttgacacatgtactagctgtgtgaccttgggcaagtcacttaaccccaattgccctgccaaaaaaaagaaaaaaaaaaaaaaataaaataaaaaaataaaataaaaaaaaacacattgttAAG is from Trichosurus vulpecula isolate mTriVul1 chromosome 7, mTriVul1.pri, whole genome shotgun sequence and encodes:
- the LOC118856481 gene encoding taste receptor type 2 member 7-like encodes the protein MENIYATVASGEFFFGVLVNVFMGLVNSMDWAKTRRVSTLDFIITGMAISRTILLWTIISVTILVGFYFNENIKNKLRIMNILWHLGSVLSAWFDACLGVFFFLKIANFSYPVFLWLKWRVDKVVIRVLIVCMIISLLICLPGTEKMHLLYFDQRNKANITENIQVSSTYYIFPIIFFYIGSFPPFFLCLTSCFLLVLSLWRHTQQIQLHVTSSRDPSTEAHVKAMKFMVSFLFLFVLYHVGIITAVLNFSVFRNHLGIMFGMIIMNIYPMAHSIILILWNSKLRQASLRVLQKLKHCLRNSC